The following DNA comes from Camelina sativa cultivar DH55 chromosome 14, Cs, whole genome shotgun sequence.
AAATAGAAGCCATGAGGCAACTGCTCTCTCATCATAATGTCAATTTCAAAAGGTTTACGACAAACAAGTAACATAACCTGGGCTCACTTGCCAGTGTGTCAGAGAGTTCATGACAAGTCAACTCACACCACAACACTCTGATTAAACCCACAGTTTttagaacacacacacacatcttaAAAATCTATCCAACCAAAGACCTTTCCTTAATTCCGCACTAAATCCATAAACCTATGGACCACTTACCTCACCCCTACTACTAGTGGATATATTCTGctttaatatattaaacataGTAAACGCACAAATATTATGTGGCTATATCAAGATTGGCAATATAGTAGATGgggaataaaaacaaaaccattctTAACACAGATAGATAGAGTTAAGTGAGAAAGATTTGTTGTTGTACACATTACACTCGTTATCTCAACAGGAAGAGTTGAGTTTTGAAATCTCAGatgtacaaaaacaaaaaagtggaaTAAACAAAAGAGTGACAAACTCAATTTGGGGATTAGCATTCTAAGGTCAGACAACAGTTAAGGAACTGGATCTTACCTATGTACAAGCACAGGATAGAGCTGGAACAACATCCTTAGAGATCCAGTATCCACCATAACTCATTGGGAACTGATCGTGGAACCCAAAATTACCTTCCCACACTGCCCAACTGTTAATCTGAGCGGCTCATTAGTAGAAGTTGGGGTTGCTCTGCAACACAACCGTCGTGGTGCCTGATCGAAACAgttaaaacagaggaagaaccATCAATTGCAAATCattaaaacaagaacaaaaacattagGTGATCAAAAGATCAATataaaaacctcaccaagtGCCAATTTTTACTCAGAGGAAATCCTTGGACCTGGATCTTTTCCACTTTGTGCAGAGGAAGAGAGCGTGGAAAACATAGAAGCTTCCTCTTCAAATCATCCTTTATCGAGGATCTCAAGTACGTTCCGAGTGTAGCATTGCCTTTTCGTCCAACGTCTTTCAAGAAGAAGCGGATAGGCTTCTTACAGAGAGATGAAATTGGAAGCTTTATGTCAAGATCAAACTCACTTGGCTGACTTATCCCATTCCATGCAGAGAAAGAAAGTTCAGCTCGCTCAAGATCCCGTGGTAGGACGATACTGGGGAAAACTTGTACAACATAACCAAGAGATATCGAAAATGTCAGTTTGAGTGTATGATCGTAGCAAATGGATCGCTGCAAAACACTACTGGGATCCAGACTCATAGCTCTTGTCAAGAGTTTCAAACTATCTATTATCGACAATCCCGGATAGAGAGGATTAACAGCTTCAGCGTGATGAATTGAAACAAAAGGTGCAATGGGATGAGAGGACAAGAGACCATGAGCATCTCCCTTAATATCCCACTGCCACAAAACCATGAAATCAGCATTTTCCTATCAAAGATTCAATAGAGATCATAGACGCAGAGATGATGTAACATACCTGGTGAAAGCCAGGCTCTCTGGACAAAGGAACTCCAAGTTCGGTGATGCAGGCGTGGAGACGATCATCACTGCCATATAGCTTAGGGTATCTATCGAGGCAATCATCGTGAATGCGAGATAGAGCTTCCGCTAAAGGGTAGCTAATGGCAATGCCACCGCCTCCAAAAGCCATATTATGACTGAAGTAAGAGTTAGCAGAGTGACTCTCCGAAGGGTTTCCAATATAAACCATCTCAGAAGGATCGTACTTGCTTAATACGGCAACAAGATTGTGAACATTAAAGATAGTGTCATCATCTCCAAGAACAAACCACCGAACATCAGGGAGAGCAAGCCGAAAAGTCTCCATCGCAATGCGGGAAATGCGAAGCCCAGAAGGGTGACCAGTGGGATTAGTGTAACGAAAACGAGAACTGTCTTCAGAGACAATGATAGGAGGAAGTGAATCATCACCTTCTACAGGAGAAACTTGCTCTTCAAGCCAAACGTGACCACGCATCTGAGAAGGTTTCCACCATAACCTCACAAGTTCCTTACGACGTTCCCAAAGCTGTGAAGATCCAGCAATACCAAACATCAAGTGTTGCAGAGACAACAGATCAAGTCTATCAATCTCCGAGAGAGTACGATTTCTAAATTCATGATCGGATAAAGGAAGAGCTGGAAgagacggcggaggaggaggatgaacaTCAATCGGAGTACGATGATACCGTTTGTTCCAGAGATGATTGTCTTCCCAATCTTTAAGGAGATGCCAGCAACGAGAAGTGGTCGGagagaagacgagagagagcCAAGCGACGGAGGCGAGAAGAAGAGCGGAGGTAGCGAGTAATGCGGTGGCGAAACGAGTGAGACGACAACGACGATTTCGAGCGCGAGAGATTGGAGAAGAGCAAGGACggtgaggaggaggagaagaagaataaaggtAAGGGATGAATGAACACATGACGGTGAGGATTAAACGCATCGCCCCAACCGCACATTTCCGCCGCCGGGCGACGACGTAGTACGGCGGCGAATCAAGATTCCGATCGAATTAGGGCACAGGGTTTCGATCGCCACcgtctctaatttttttttctctctctccttcgcCGTCGCTTTGATCTTTGAGGgttcgattttgattttcataattttggggGCGGATTTTGGTAAGAAAAGTTCGCCcaggaaaaattaaaaaaaaaaaaaacaaatgggccTACAGTTAATGGGGGATATAATAAGTGGGCCTAATAAAGGCCCAATTAGGGTAACAGTGTAGTGGTACGGTCTCAATCTAGTGACCACATCTCATCTCATATGATACACACTTCAGTTCAGTTCCCAGGTGGCATATAATTGTACTATCGGAAAGCCCAACGACCGTCACTGTCATGTCAGAAAATCAGATTCGTTATCCTATCTTTTCATttatcctttttgtttttctattagttgttttaaatcactactttaatttctttgtagaaacgcttttcttttttctttctcaaaatcgGTAGATCACTTAGGGTGATCTTGGGtctttttaaattgaaattaattgaaCAGTACCCATAAGATCAGCCCAATTGATCTTGAATAAGATCAGTTCTTCATCTGATCTAAAGGACACGTGTCACTCTCGGAAAGAAACTTGCGTTTTATTATTCATTTCTTTCGAACATAATTTTCTTTCGAAATATTTGTCttgtctaattaattaaataaaatgtaattcttatttaattaattaagtaatatgtttgttttttatgaattttagtaaaagttttataaatttttataattgtaatatgtttaagaatattaataaacattatattattaaatagtattaaatattcttaaattatttattaaacattaatctatgtatttattaaacattcttaaatttttataagaatattatattattaaatcttaagatcttacacatgttctcccaataactaacttctcaacaaaagttcttaacaactgatcttacattatttttacaatatttatactctaagaacactctaaactgatctccctataaacatgccctAACAAAGGAAATATTTGAATCAGTCATAATGTCATATGACATATTATAACTATTTGAATTTAGGTTGGCATAAAAGTTTAAGCAATCGTAAACGAGCGTACACAAAATAATAGTGCTATAGGAACAAAACATaatacagtaaaatctctacAGACTAATAAAGTTGGAActaacatatttattaatttatcaatatatTGAGATAATTGCTTAATTTCATAATCTTAGAAAGAattcaatttacaaaaaaaaaagtgaaaaaacttTCATGAAAGCAATAATTGTCTAAAACCTTTCACAAAATTTTTAAgtaatttgaaaaataacaatatttttttatatgcaaTATAAACTATTAGAGATTAACTCtaacaataatacaaaaatgcaaattgacacaaaaaagAATGTAgactcatatttataaaattatttttgttatatgtttatactttttaattttggaatacctatatgtattttaaaaaaaaacttgtgaaaTGTGTTAGAACGACACTTTCGTTAAATagatgaaatatatttataaaaaaaacttttgatataatataagtaacagatctttcttcttctttatttagaattttagacTTGAATGAGATAAGTAATTCACAATAAACAATACATCGGTGTTTCCGAAAAATAACTCGTCTCAGTCCTCACCTACTCGTTGCTGTTGTGATTAATATTGTCGCAACTCACAACAAGGACCAGCACGAATCACGAAGAGAAAAAATGTACTCCGTGAAGAATGATTAGATGGGAAATGAAAGCATCAAACAGAGTAGTAAAGACCCGCATTAAACTAAAAGAAGCATGAAAAATGTGTCGGTGAGTGGTTGGGTTGATTGGTGTCAATTTCAAGAGAAAATTTGTGTATACACACAAATGTACAAATACTTAATACTCAAgcgtcgaagaagaagagcaccaccttacacgtttttgtatgTAGAAAATGAAAGATAACGACATCACATCTAACATCTTTACTTGACGACATCTTTggattcaaaattaatttaacttaGGAAAACGAGTATTTTAATACTTGGGACAATGATTCTCCCACTCGTTCTTTAGCCGTTGAATTAATGTATATACATCAACTTGACATTATATTTTGtgtattattaaaattttatggtttagagaGTAACGAATAAGATACTCGTATGCATGTACCCGTGCACAATCTTGTGTCAGTCCGGTTGGTAGTGCGGTGCCTTATTTACATTGTTTGGAAAGAGcatgtgttttgttctctttgaaaatcattacaaaaaagtTGCTTTACTTATGATTGG
Coding sequences within:
- the LOC104741913 gene encoding uncharacterized protein LOC104741913 → MRLILTVMCSFIPYLYSSSPPPHRPCSSPISRARNRRCRLTRFATALLATSALLLASVAWLSLVFSPTTSRCWHLLKDWEDNHLWNKRYHRTPIDVHPPPPPSLPALPLSDHEFRNRTLSEIDRLDLLSLQHLMFGIAGSSQLWERRKELVRLWWKPSQMRGHVWLEEQVSPVEGDDSLPPIIVSEDSSRFRYTNPTGHPSGLRISRIAMETFRLALPDVRWFVLGDDDTIFNVHNLVAVLSKYDPSEMVYIGNPSESHSANSYFSHNMAFGGGGIAISYPLAEALSRIHDDCLDRYPKLYGSDDRLHACITELGVPLSREPGFHQWDIKGDAHGLLSSHPIAPFVSIHHAEAVNPLYPGLSIIDSLKLLTRAMSLDPSSVLQRSICYDHTLKLTFSISLGYVVQVFPSIVLPRDLERAELSFSAWNGISQPSEFDLDIKLPISSLCKKPIRFFLKDVGRKGNATLGTYLRSSIKDDLKRKLLCFPRSLPLHKVEKIQVQGFPLSKNWHLAPRRLCCRATPTSTNEPLRLTVGQCGKVILGSTISSQ